A single Pseudoalteromonas phenolica DNA region contains:
- a CDS encoding winged helix-turn-helix domain-containing protein — MKYQIHDIIFDTQEKALFHNGESVLLEAKSYHLLLAFIQSNEPVLSRDKLIELAWPQQVVSDGAVNKAISKLRSHLEQLSPDVEFIVTKPKFGYQFCAPVKILSEPNNTLGSATLKPSIRPQNRWVIIVICTFLLISLFFLYIHNTLQNTEEKTKQTEFSQFRFTALDGVETKLSSSKDGQVLFINTDVNGQASLYLKVNKDIPKVLPIKLTDVRDIRLAPDGKVIGLVSQNRESCLIEQVSLASFDKKTLLDCSQFSDVKIAWHYDMQRLFIQARKNNATPYKIYQFKIATQVLEQISLPQKHVALNGDFRLAAHPTQPRLAFARYLESDRSEIHVLNTHTLEKLATYPVPYVVGALAWDAGNDVLFFTAEKTLLQIDTQSGSEHAIKQLSYPIESITSTLSSNGKVLLATQYHPSSRIKRYDLNTQETKTVLNNAALNRLPRQTDNQSLLFLSDMMGTHDLWQLKGEALHKISLPFEFGFRRFQIDSQKEHVLFEKKGALYELNLLTNKVNTLITAEHKAYVANYSQDDKNIIYSSQKSGQWQLWLFNKTTLIHTQLTQYGGYSGYQYQGGLIYSKRNQAGLWRLFEGKETLLIKDFSNINWLNFQLIEDNVYFYRKGSGIWRYNLTAKEAEKVMKSNHHFINQFHINSAQNAILFAELKPIQGDVQGFVIHDML, encoded by the coding sequence ATGAAATATCAAATACATGACATCATCTTTGATACTCAAGAAAAAGCGCTTTTTCATAATGGAGAAAGCGTTTTATTGGAAGCCAAGTCTTATCACCTATTATTAGCCTTTATTCAAAGTAACGAACCCGTTCTATCGAGAGATAAATTAATTGAGTTGGCCTGGCCACAACAAGTCGTCTCTGACGGTGCGGTAAACAAAGCGATTTCTAAACTTAGAAGTCATCTAGAACAGCTATCACCAGATGTTGAATTTATTGTCACCAAGCCAAAGTTTGGATATCAATTTTGCGCACCTGTAAAAATACTGTCTGAGCCTAATAACACACTGGGCTCCGCAACCTTAAAACCGTCTATAAGACCTCAAAATAGATGGGTAATCATCGTCATTTGCACTTTTTTGCTTATATCGCTGTTTTTCTTATACATACATAACACTTTGCAGAACACAGAGGAAAAAACCAAACAAACTGAGTTCAGCCAGTTTAGATTTACCGCGCTCGATGGGGTAGAAACCAAGCTTAGTAGTTCAAAAGACGGGCAAGTGTTATTCATTAATACTGATGTAAATGGTCAAGCATCACTGTACTTGAAGGTAAATAAAGACATCCCAAAAGTATTGCCGATAAAACTGACTGACGTTCGAGATATTCGACTCGCTCCAGATGGGAAAGTCATCGGACTGGTGTCTCAAAATAGAGAAAGCTGCTTAATAGAACAGGTATCTCTCGCTTCTTTTGATAAAAAGACATTGCTCGATTGTAGTCAGTTTTCGGATGTAAAAATTGCATGGCACTACGATATGCAGAGGCTCTTTATTCAAGCCAGAAAAAATAACGCAACGCCCTATAAAATATATCAATTTAAGATAGCAACTCAGGTACTAGAGCAAATATCCTTGCCACAAAAGCACGTTGCTTTAAATGGTGACTTTCGATTGGCCGCTCATCCCACTCAACCTCGTTTAGCATTTGCTCGATATCTTGAGTCTGATCGCAGTGAAATTCATGTGCTAAACACCCATACACTAGAAAAGCTGGCAACTTATCCTGTACCTTATGTGGTTGGTGCTTTAGCCTGGGACGCAGGAAATGATGTACTGTTTTTTACTGCAGAAAAGACCTTACTACAAATTGATACTCAAAGTGGTTCTGAACACGCCATCAAACAGCTGAGCTATCCGATTGAGTCCATTACCAGTACCCTCTCTTCTAATGGCAAGGTATTACTCGCGACTCAATATCACCCTAGCAGTCGTATAAAAAGATATGACCTCAACACACAAGAAACCAAAACCGTGCTTAACAATGCCGCGCTCAACCGTCTGCCAAGGCAAACTGATAATCAGTCATTGTTATTTCTCTCAGACATGATGGGCACGCATGATTTATGGCAACTTAAAGGCGAAGCATTACACAAAATCTCGCTGCCATTTGAATTTGGCTTTAGACGCTTTCAAATTGATAGCCAAAAAGAGCATGTACTTTTTGAAAAAAAGGGCGCTTTATATGAGCTTAATTTACTCACCAATAAAGTGAATACACTCATAACTGCTGAGCACAAAGCGTATGTTGCAAACTATAGCCAAGACGATAAAAACATCATCTATAGCAGTCAAAAAAGCGGTCAATGGCAATTATGGCTGTTTAACAAAACGACTTTAATACACACTCAATTAACACAGTATGGTGGCTATAGTGGGTATCAATATCAAGGCGGGCTGATTTACTCAAAAAGGAACCAAGCTGGACTGTGGCGTTTGTTTGAGGGTAAAGAGACTTTACTTATCAAAGATTTTAGCAATATAAACTGGCTCAACTTTCAACTAATAGAAGATAATGTTTATTTCTATCGCAAGGGCTCCGGCATCTGGCGCTATAATTTAACAGCCAAAGAAGCTGAAAAAGTCATGAAGAGTAATCACCATTTCATCAACCAGTTTCATATTAACTCAGCGCAAAATGCAATTTTATTTGCGGAACTCAAACCTATTCAAGGTGATGTACAAGGCTTTGTGATTCATGACATGCTCTGA
- a CDS encoding HesA/MoeB/ThiF family protein, translating into MALDDKERLRYSRHLLLKEVGEAGQNKLKSAKVAVVGCGGLGSPALLYLAASGIGQLTFIDDDEVELSNLQRQIMYKVNHLGQSKAKAAGKVLTSLNNQISLNPVHARLSAENLDALLADADFILDCSDNFKTRYLLNEYCLAKQKVLISGAAIATQGQIMVFDFRSESPCYACLFPESSGQVSQNCDNFGVISPLLGVIGSMQALYTVNMILGHHSGSVFKQVDGLTLEQKSFGLFKDPECEQCASG; encoded by the coding sequence ATGGCATTGGATGACAAAGAGCGGCTGCGTTACAGCCGCCACTTGTTACTCAAAGAAGTTGGCGAAGCTGGGCAAAATAAGCTGAAAAGTGCCAAAGTTGCGGTGGTAGGCTGTGGCGGTTTAGGCAGTCCGGCTTTACTGTATTTGGCGGCCTCAGGCATAGGGCAACTGACATTCATTGATGATGACGAGGTTGAGCTGTCTAACCTTCAACGTCAGATCATGTATAAGGTAAACCACCTTGGTCAAAGCAAAGCTAAAGCTGCAGGTAAAGTACTGACTAGTCTAAATAATCAAATTTCACTGAACCCAGTGCACGCACGTTTAAGTGCAGAAAATTTAGATGCATTATTGGCTGATGCCGACTTTATCCTCGATTGTAGTGATAACTTTAAAACCCGTTATCTACTGAATGAATACTGCCTTGCGAAGCAAAAAGTACTAATTTCAGGCGCAGCCATCGCAACCCAAGGTCAAATAATGGTATTTGACTTTAGAAGCGAAAGTCCTTGTTATGCCTGCCTGTTTCCAGAAAGTAGTGGGCAAGTTTCTCAAAACTGCGATAACTTTGGAGTAATCAGCCCGTTGCTCGGTGTTATTGGCTCAATGCAGGCGCTTTATACCGTAAACATGATTTTAGGTCATCATAGCGGCAGTGTGTTTAAACAAGTGGATGGTTTAACGTTAGAGCAAAAGTCCTTTGGGTTATTTAAAGATCCAGAATGTGAACAGTGTGCAAGTGGTTAG